Proteins co-encoded in one Daphnia magna isolate NIES unplaced genomic scaffold, ASM2063170v1.1 Dm_contigs224, whole genome shotgun sequence genomic window:
- the LOC123467750 gene encoding uncharacterized protein LOC123467750 — translation MISRILKSDWEPPEALKESNILWSELFSTEILKGKIGTNFSTSAFKAWKKLTNDTRWYVLKADKGGKTVIWSREDYKKEALRQLGDKNTYMGLSKTEAEGYIGKIHKHKIIVTNTLEKHNCITKAEGSRVRNQQFSLPATYFLPNIHKEKREDTGEFAARPIIAAVGRPFKALDEYLAKLAACLLPCNPGLLIDTAALLRDLATVPNLPPGAKLFSADVVSLYPSIDWVEAVDDSTSFYMEHFDVVKEFCEKNDMLPPPPHQIFRYILQMLLKNNVFHLQNEKYFRKLKETAMGCSMSVFMANAFMYRKTRHLIENPPAELLYFGRYIDDIVEIWRGANENIPNLFEGVVDDNIKLTFVYGGKTLKALDLLIEIEDDGSLSTLLYRKPTEGTQFVHWTSAHPVNLKSSIPYAQLLMIKRNCSKHSEFTREAETLLHKFRIRGYPQKVLDSAYSKALLKDRAELLKTGGKPITNQPTNTSTQATSASR, via the coding sequence ATGATATCTAGGATCCTTAAATCAGATTGGGAACCACCTGAGGCATTAAAAGAGTCTAATATACTCTGGTCAGAGCTCTTCTCTACCGAAATACTGAAGGGAAAGATAGGGACCAACTTCTCAACCAGCGCTTTCAAAGCCTGGAAGAAGCTGACCAATGACACACGCTGGTACGTCTTAAAAGCAGATAAAGGGGGAAAAACAGTTATTTGGAGTAGGGAAGattacaaaaaagaggcacttAGACAACTAGGGGATAAAAACACTTACATGGGGCTATCAAAAACAGAGGCAGAGGGATACATAGGGAAAATACATAAACACAAAATCATAGTTACAAATACACTTGAAAAACATAACTGTATCACAAAGGCGGAGGGTAGTAGAGTTAGGAACCAGCAGTTCTCGTTACCTGCCACATATTTTCTCCCAAATATCCATAAAGAGAAGCGGGAAGACACCGGGGAATTCGCAGCAAGACCAATCATAGCGGCAGTAGGTAGACCTTTCAAGGCTCTAGATGAGTACCTTGCTAAGCTTGCGGCTTGTTTACTACCGTGCAACCCGGGATTACTGATAGACACAGCAGCGCTTTTAAGGGATTTGGCAACAGTGCCAAATCTCCCGCCAGGAGCTAAACTGTTTTCAGCTGATGTAGTATCGCTCTACCCGTCCATCGACTGGGTAGAAGCGGTAGACGACTCAACCAGCTTCTATATGGAACACTTTGACGTAGTTAAAGAATTTTGCGAGAAAAATGATATGCTCCCTCCTCCTCCACACCAGATCTTTAGATACATACTACAGAtgcttttaaaaaacaatgtcTTCCatttacaaaatgaaaagtacTTCAGGAAGCTTAAGGAAACAGCAATGGGTTGCTCGATGTCAGTTTTTATGGCCAACGCCTTTATGTATAGAAAAACACGACACCTTATTGAGAACCCACCAGCCGAGCTTCTTTATTTTGGAAGGTACATTGATGACATTGTAGAGATATGGAGAGGGGCgaatgaaaacattccaaaCCTCTTTGAGGGTGTAGTTGATGACAACATCAAACTCACATTTGTCTACGGTGGTAAAACACTTAAAGCCCTTGACTTGCTAATAGAGATTGAGGATGATGGCTCACTGTCGACTCTTCTATATAGGAAGCCGACAGAAGGTACCCAATTCGTACATTGGACCTCAGCACATCCAGTAAATCTTAAAAGCTCAATCCCATACGCCCAACTCCTTATGATCAAAAGGAATTGTAGTAAGCACTCTGAATTCACCCGTGAGGCGGAGACACTCCTACACAAGTTCAGAATAAGGGGCTATCCTCAGAAGGTTCTAGACAGCGCTTATAGCAAAGCTCTCCTTAAGGATCGAGCCGAACTATTGAAGACAGGGGGGAAACCAAtaaccaaccaaccaaccaataCCTCGACACAGGCGACGAGCGCTTCACGTTAG
- the LOC123467751 gene encoding LOW QUALITY PROTEIN: uncharacterized protein LOC123467751 (The sequence of the model RefSeq protein was modified relative to this genomic sequence to represent the inferred CDS: deleted 1 base in 1 codon) yields MSLYTGAKPKTGRTFFQKSNKTDNAPVELSEIPPFTADLTQPNTYTPHNFPPSHKRPTRSTLNYVPLEQVDNPEAILRSKKIRIQNTDNVNPSLITRIANFFTPKKVTNLTNLSISTESSNEGSIKTETITTQLSLISQAPQITVIPESHSANTTPTINSVSEKTDPANSKVLTNNTPSDETNTDQPIQNICVINNEATTFHQDRVDNQTIEEALSTIIPNTSDLPPPTSNSFFELVDRLTGHLHIPPPNTSTPQGNITPNTLNSTTNAINNPLPFTPYIEIEHILTALSQHSNAIGGDEISPDIIEYPLRTISAHGKVEHHDEDCDIAQTVRPSTPARAETHTPSVSTSQCNNRLDNNGAREHPIQTANPSPPTGHSACISRDVRPSFPLSTPAPLFRTIAQLNQTRGKEETHESSTTLAARSERADSPFVCICDRCSQRNKIHSPLCENNGPIRGRSADLHHSAPERSEYQTHDTTRNLLSHPATRNPSNNTEHKTPDRDHAILYKIQSTDQTPVRPQPRYTPAVTLEDQNPIPHFPNTYGPVYYPPQKTQNPHRLWFDTNRADTLKQTEAYTPYPKEASYQTPENSTHKKARVNCTNYSPTDVTRDEKKSEDQECLFNEKGINNINITKNQEMASPPNYYRKNDHRKGREAITMLNQLQNFSGSPAVRFDRWIKLFDNVVAMSNWDNAEIISMLSTKMSGEAYDLLQNILESSDTYEYEDIKKLFQENYHGSEDIDFYQNQFDEIQRKPKENILNYAYRLKTLYTRAYPSNNQETPEEKTTQLRLLRQKFLQGLEPELQNIVRHKSVSTFEELVSITQKYAKRVQSDTIEKDKRIFVNAVASTQNETAILQAIEKQSEHINSIASCLKLATTEPALQETSTSPDLSGKIDRLTDVITNLGSIMQASIRQTNEIRQPPRNNSSYPPNQSRHGNFSNHAPQNSFNRQGPMNGFRQPVGNTFGRPNENNSGQQPFQRNRATQNAAGCSNCGLTNHSIESCFRFIKPQSTPETPPTCYFCQQVGHVAKFCPEKKNLIKPNETDASPNQGNE; encoded by the exons ATGTCGCTGTATACGGGTGCTAAGCCTAAAACTGGACGTACCTTCTTCcaaaaatctaataaaactGATAACGCTCCCGTTGAACTCTCTGAAATTCCACCTTTCACGGCTGATCTGACTCAGCCTAATACGTACACTCCTCACAATTTTCCTCCTTCCCATAAGAGACCTACTCGTTCAACGCTAAATTACGTACCTTTAGAGCAAGTAGATAATCCTGAGGCTATTTTACGATCTAAGAAGATACGCATCCAAAACACTGACAACGTAAATCCGTCACTTATAACCAGGATTGCAAATTTCTTTACACCCAAAAAAGTGACAAATCTAACCAATTTATCAATAAGTACCGAAAGCTCCAACGAAGGCAGTATTAAAACAGAAACCATAACTACGCAATTAAGCCTTATTTCCCAAGCCCCGCAAATTACTGTCATCCCTGAATCACATAGTGCAAACACAACGCCCACTATCAATTCAGTAAGTGAAAAAACGGACCCAGCAAACAGCAAGGTCCTAACAAATAACACCCCATCCGACGAAACTAACACTGACCAGCCAATACAAAATATCTGTGTAATAAATAACGAGGCCACCACATTCCACCAAGATCGTGTAGACAACCAGACTATCGAAGAAGCACTCTCGACCATAATTCCAAACACTTCAGACCTTCCCCCGCCCACTAGCAACTCATTTTTCGAATTAGTCGACCGTCTCACAGGGCATCTCCATATTCCACCACCAAATACCAGTACTCCCCAAGGAAACATTACACCTAACACGCTCAACTCCACCACAAACGCCATCAATAATCCCCTACCTTTCACGCCCTACATCGAAATCGAG CACATCCTGACAGCCCTAAGCCAACACAGCAACGCTATCGGCGGAGACGAAATAAGCCCCGATATCATAGAATACCCTTTAAGAACAATTTCCGCGCATGGAAAAGTGGAACACCACGACGAGGATTGCGACATTGCACAAACAGTACGCCCATCTACTCCGGCAAGAGCTGAAACACATACGCCCAGCGTATCCACAAGCCAGTGCAATAATCGATTGGATAACAACGGAGCTAGAGAGCACCCCATCCAAACAGCAAATCCATCCCCTCCGACAGGCCATTCAGCGTGCATATCTAGAGACGTGCGACCATCATTCCCACTTTCCACTCCAGCCCCACTTTTCAGAACTATTGCACAACTTAACCAAACTCGTGGAAAGGAAGAAACTCACGAAAGCTCTACAACTCTGGCAGCACGAAGCGAGCGAGCTGACAGCCCTTTTGTGTGCATTTGTGACCGCTGCAGTCAACGAAATAAGATCCATTCTCCACTTTGTGAAAATAACGGGCCAATTCGCGGTCGTAGCGCAGATTTACACCACAGCGCTCCGGAAAGAAGCGAGTACCAAACACACGACACGACAAGGAACCTACTCTCTCATCCAGCCACTCGAAACCCTAGCAATAACACTGAACACAAAACACCGGATCGGGATCACGctattttgtacaaaattcagTCAACTGATCAAACCCCTGTTCGACCTCAACCACGTTACACCCCTGCCGTCACCCTTGAAGATCAGAATCCGATCCCTCATTTTCCAAATACGTACGGACCAGTTTATTACCCCCcacaaaagacacaaaatcCTCACCGTCTCTGGTTTGATACAAACCGAGCTGACACTCTAAAACAAACCGAGGCATATACGCCTTACCCGAAAGAAGCGAGCTATCAAACTCCCGAGaacagcacacacaaaaaagctCGGGTAAACTGCACAAATTACTCAcccactgacgtcacacgggacgaaaagaaaagcgaaGACCAAGAGTGTTTATTTAACGAAAAAGGAATCAACAACATAAACATCacaaaaaaccaagaaatggCATCACCCCCAAATTATTACCGGAAAAATGACCACCGTAAGGGCAGGGAAGCCATCACCATGCTGAATCAACTGCAAAATTTCTCAGGCAGCCCCGCTGTTCGCTTCGATCGTTGGATTAAGCTTTTCGATAACGTCGTAGCCATGTCAAACTGGGACAATGCAGAAATAATCAGTATGCTATCAACTAAAATGTCGGGCGAAGCATACGACTTACTACAAAACATCTTGGAATCCAGCGATACTTACGAATACGAAGATATCAAGAAACTCTTCCAAGAAAACTACCATGGATCCGAAGACATTGATttttatcaaaaccaattcgaCGAGATACAACggaagccaaaagaaaatattttaaattatgccTACAGACTTAAAACGCTATACACACGTGCCTATCCCTCCAACAACCAGGAAACACCCGAAGAAAAAACCACGCAACTAAGATTACTTcgacaaaaatttttgcaaggaCTGGAACCAGAACTTCAAAACATCGTAAGACACAAATCAGTATCAACATTCGAAGAACTTGTATCTATCACACAGAAGTACGCAAAGCGCGTCCAATCGGATACgatagaaaaagacaaaaggatATTTGTTAACGCGGTAGCTAGCACTCAAAACGAAACAGCTATCCTACAAGCAATCGAAAAACAAAGTGAACACATAAACTCAATCGCATCCTGCCTGAAATTAGCCACCACTGAACCTGCTCTACAAGAAACAAGCACATCGCCCGACTTGAGCGGAAAAATTGACCGTTTAACGGACGTCATAACAAACCTCGGCAGCATCATGCAGGCTAGCATTCGCCAAACAAATGAGATACGTCAACCCCCCAGAAACAACTCCAGCTATCCCCCGAACCAATCAAGACACGGAAATTTCTCAAACCACGCCCCCCAAAACAGTTTCAACCGCCAAGGCCCAATGAACGGGTTCCGACAACCAGTCGGCAACACTTTCGGCAGGCCTAACGAAAATAACTCAGGTCAGCAACCTTTCCAACGAAATAGGGCAACGCAAAATGCCGCTGGCTGCTCAAACTGCGGCCTTACCAACCACAGCATCGAAAGTTGCTTTCGATTTATAAAACCGCAATCGACACCAGAGACGCCACCTACCTGTTACTTTTGTCAACAAGTAGGCCACGTAGCGAAATTTTGCCCCGAGAAGAAAAACTTAATTAAGCCTAACGAAACTGACGCTTCACCGAACCAGGGAAACGAATAA